In one window of Saccharomyces paradoxus chromosome VII, complete sequence DNA:
- the GPG1 gene encoding Gpg1p (Proposed gamma subunit of the heterotrimeric G protein~similar to YGL121C) gives MFYLSDIEEEASAGAEPTYNFWEVLLFSNTQENLVTVVGELHTLTERVVRYKIEPESREVTATTLPSLLALLLEKRNQARRLYRDVLSMKMSELDWDINDLFTQLQEELTRTDDTLSMYPRRRYFH, from the coding sequence ATGTTTTATCTAAGTGACATCGAGGAAGAAGCTTCGGCAGGGGCTGAACCAACCTATAATTTCTGGGAAGTTTTGTTATTCTCTAACACTCAGGAAAATCTCGTCACCGTCGTCGGAGAATTACATACACTCACCGAGCGTGTGGTTCGTTACAAGATTGAGCCTGAATCAAGGGAAGTTACCGCCACAACGCTGCCATCCTTGCTAGCACTTTTGCTagaaaaaaggaaccaGGCAAGACGTTTATACAGGGATGTActttcaatgaaaatgtCAGAACTGGACTGGGACATCAACGATTTGTTCACGCAGTTACAAGAAGAGCTAACAAGGACAGACGATACTCTTTCTATGTATCCTAGGAGAAGGTACTTTCACTAG
- the PRP43 gene encoding DEAH-box ATP-dependent RNA helicase PRP43 (RNA helicase in the DEAH-box family~similar to YGL120C) codes for MGSKRRFSSEHPDPVETSIPEQAAEIAEELSKQHPLPSEEPLVHHDAGEFKGLERHHTTAEQAQKLEDGKVNPFTGREFTPKYVDILKIRRELPVHAQRDEFLKLYQNNQIMVFVGETGSGKTTQIPQFVLFDEMPHLENTQVACTQPRRVAAMSVAQRVAEEMDVKLGEEVGYSIRFENKTSNKTILKYMTDGMLLREAMEDHDLSRYSCIILDEAHERTLATDILMGLLKQVVRRRPDLKIIIMSATLDAEKFQRYFNDAPLLAVPGRTYPVELYYTPEFQRDYLDSAIRTVLQIHATEEAGDILLFLTGEDEIEDAVRKISLEGDQLVREEGCGPLSVYPLYGSLPPHQQQRIFEPAPESHNGRPGRKVVISTNIAETSLTIDGIVYVVDPGFSKQKVYNPRIRVESLLVSPISKASAQQRAGRAGRTRPGKCFRLYTEEAFQKELIEQSYPEILRSNLSSTVLELKKLGIDDLVHFDFMDPPAPETMMRALEELNYLACLDDEGNLTPLGRLASQFPLDPMLAVMLIGSFEFQCSQEILTIVAMLSVPNVFIRPTKDKKRADDAKNIFAHPDGDHITLLNVYHGFKSDEAYEYGIHKWCRDHYLNYRSLSAADNIRSQLERLMNRYNLELNTTDYESPKYFDNIRKALASGFFMQVAKKRSGAKGYITVKDNQDVLIHPSTVLGHDAEWVIYNEFVLTSKNYIRTVTSVRPEWLIEIAPAYYDLNNFQKGDVKLSLERIKEKVDRLNELKQDKTKKKSKHSKK; via the coding sequence ATGGGttccaaaagaagattCTCGTCCGAACACCCAGATCCAGTTGAGACTTCTATTCCTGAGCAGGCCGCCGAGATTGCGGAAGAATTATCCAAACAACATCCTCTTCCATCCGAAGAACCGCTAGTGCATCATGATGCCGGTGAATTCAAGGGCTTAGAACGCCACCATACTACGGCAGAACAGGCTCAAAAACTTGAAGATGGAAAGGTAAATCCATTTACAGGTAGAGAGTTTACACCAAAATATGTTGATATCTTAAAAATTAGAAGAGAACTCCCAGTACATGCTCAGAGagatgaatttttgaaactttatcaaaacAACCAAATTATGGTTTTTGTTGGTGAAACTGGTTCCGGTAAGACGACACAAATTCCTCAATTCGTGTTATTCGATGAAATGCCACACTTAGAGAACACTCAAGTCGCATGTACCCAACCTCGTCGTGTCGCCGCAATGTCTGTTGCACAAAGAGTCGCCGAGGAAATGGATGTCAAGTTGGGTGAAGAAGTTGGTTACTCTATCAGATTCGAAAATAAAACTTCTAATAAGACGATATTGAAGTATATGACTGATGGTATGCTGTTGAGGGAGGCAATGGAGGACCATGATTTGTCGCGTTATTCATGCATCATTTTGGATGAAGCGCACGAACGTACACTAGCTACCGATATTTTGATGGGTCTTTTGAAGCAAGTAGTCAGGAGAAGACCTGATTTGAAGATCATCATTATGTCCGCCACTCTGGATGCGGAGAAATTTCAACGCTACTTCAATGACGCCCCATTACTTGCCGTTCCGGGCAGAACATACCCAGTTGAGCTATATTATACGCCGGAATTTCAAAGAGACTATTTAGATTCTGCCATTCGTACTGTTTTACAAATTCATGCTACTGAAGAGGCTGGTGATATTCTGTTATTTTTAACtggtgaagatgaaattgaagatgctGTCAGAAAGATTTCTTTAGAAGGTGATCAATTGGTTAGAGAAGAGGGATGCGGACCTTTATCTGTATACCCGCTATATGGTTCATTGCCACCACATCAACAGCAAAGAATCTTTGAGCCTGCTCCAGAGTCACATAATGGCAGGCCAGGCAGGAAAGTCGTTATCTCCACTAACATTGCTGAAACTTCGTTAACAATTGACGGTATTGTCTACGTCGTTGACCCAGGGTTTTCAAAGCAGAAGGTTTACAATCCGAGAATTAGAGTTGAGTCTTTACTGGTTTCCCCTATCTCCAAGGCTTCTGCCCAACAAAGAGCTGGTCGTGCTGGTCGTACAAGGCCCGGTAAATGTTTCAGATTATACACTGAAGAGGCATTCCAAAAGGAACTGATAGAACAAAGTTATCCAGAAATTTTACGTTCTAATTTATCTTCCACCGTCTTAGAACTAAAGAAATTAGGTATTGATGACTTGGTCCATTTCGACTTTATGGATCCACCTGCTCCGGAAACAATGATGAGAGCTCTTGAAGAACTAAATTATTTGGCATGTCTAGACGACGAAGGTAACTTAACACCTCTAGGTAGACTGGCATCCCAGTTCCCCCTAGATCCTATGCTGGCAGTGATGCTAATTGGGTCCTTTGAGTTCCAATGTTCTCAAGAAATATTGACTATAGTGGCCATGCTATCGGTACCAAATGTATTTATTCGTCCAACAAAGGACAAGAAACGAGCAGACGATGCCAAGAATATCTTCGCTCATCCAGATGGTGATCATATCACTTTACTAAATGTATATCATGGGTTCAAATCAGATGAAGCTTATGAATATGGTATCCATAAGTGGTGCCGTGACCACTACCTAAACTACAGGTCACTTTCCGCTGCTGATAATATCCGTTCCCAATTAGAAAGATTAATGAACCGTTACAACCTAGAATTAAACACTACAGACTACGAAAGCCCTAAATACTTTGACAACATTAGAAAGGCTCTTGCCTCTGGGTTCTTTATGCAAGtagcaaagaaaagatcagGTGCCAAAGGTTACATTACAGTGAAAGATAATCAAGACGTTCTGATCCATCCTAGTACAGTCCTTGGCCACGACGCAGAATGGGTCATTTACAATGAATTTGTACTCACGTCGAAGAATTATATAAGAACTGTGACCTCAGTTAGGCCCGAATGGCTTATTGAAATAGCCCCTGCATACTACGACTTGaacaatttccaaaaaggTGATGTCAAATTATCGTTGGAAAGGATCAAGGAAAAAGTTGATAGATTAAACGAGTTGAAACAAGATAAAACTAAAAAGAAGAGTAAACACTCTAAGAAATAG
- the SNF4 gene encoding AMP-activated serine/threonine-protein kinase regulatory subunit SNF4 (Activating gamma subunit of the AMP-activated Snf1p kinase complex~similar to YGL115W) has product MKPAQDSQEKVSIEQQLAVESIRKFLNSKTSYDVLPVSYRLIVLDTSLLVKKSLNVLLQNSIVSAPLWDSKTSRFAGLLTTRDFINVIQYYFSNPDKFELVDKLQLDGLKDIERALGVDQLDTASIHPSRPLFEACLKMLESRSGRIPLIDQDEETHREIVVSVLTQYRILKFVALNCRETHFLKIPIGDLKIITQESMKSCQMTTPVIDVIQMLTQGRVSSVPIIDENGYLINVYEAYDVLGLIKGGIYNDLSLSVGEALMRRSDDFEGVYTCTKNDKLSTIMDNIRKARVHRFFVVDDVGRLVGVLTLSDILKYILLGSN; this is encoded by the coding sequence ATGAAACCGGCGCAGGATTCTCAGGAAAAGGTTTCTATTGAACAGCAGTTAGCTGTAGAGTCGATAAGGAAGTTTTTGAACTCAAAAACTTCTTATGATGTATTACCTGTTTCTTACCGTTTAATTGTCTTGGATACCTCGTTGCTAGTGAAGAAATCATTGAATGTTCTTTTGCAAAATAGTATCGTTTCTGCGCCATTGTGGGACTCTAAGACTTCCAGGTTTGCTGGGCTACTAACTACTAGAGATTTTATTAATGTCATCCagtattatttttccaaTCCAGATAAGTTCGAATTGGTAGACAAATTACAATTAGACGGATTAAAGGATATAGAGCGGGCTCTCGGTGTTGATCAACTAGATACAGCCTCAATTCATCCATCTAGACCGTTATTCGAGGCGTGTCTTAAGATGTTAGAATCAAGAAGCGGTAGAATACCACTGATCGATCAAGACGAAGAGACCCACAGAGAAATTGTTGTTAGTGTTCTTACGCAATatagaattttgaaattcgTTGCTTTAAATTGCAGAGAAACACATTTCCTAAAGATTCCGATTGGGGACTTGAAGATCATTACCCAAGAAAGCATGAAAAGCTGTCAAATGACAACTCCAGTCATAGACGTCATTCAGATGCTTACTCAAGGTCGTGTTTCTTCCGTCCCTATTATTGACGAAAACGGCTACTTGATCAACGTATATGAAGCATACGATGTCCTGGGCTTGATAAAGGGAGGCATCTATAACGACTTGTCATTAAGCGTCGGAGAAGCCCTTATGAGAAGAAGTGATGATTTCGAAGGTGTATACACATGCACTAAGAATGATAAATTATCTACCATTATGGACAACATCAGAAAAGCAAGGGTACATAGATTCTTTGTAGTCGATGATGTCGGACGATTGGTTGGTGTCTTGACATTAAGCGATATCCTCAAATACATCCTTCTGGGTAGCAACTGA
- the CDC20 gene encoding ubiquitin-protein transferase activating protein CDC20 (Activator of anaphase-promoting complex/cyclosome (APC/C)~similar to YGL116W), with protein MPESSRDKGNAAISGNRSVLSIASPTKLNILSSDWSRNQGKVSKNSLKRSSSLNIRNSKRPSLQASANSIYSRPKITIGAPPLIRRDSSFFKDEFDAKKDKPTFSTYSSRSYSTIGSDSVASQTSLSQPATSREADEQFTVAADRYIPILQGASQNKVDPETLHEALPPPNASPISHLRAQTKIVFKQNVAEACGLDMNKRILQYMPEPPKCSSSRQKSYIMKKRTHYSYQQEQKIPDLIKLRKINTNPERILDAPGFQDDFYLNLLSWSKKNVLAIALDTALYLWNATTGDVSLLTDFENTTICSVTWSDDDCHISIGKEDGNTEIWDVETMSLIRTMRSGLGVRIGSLSWLDTLIATGSRSGEIQINDVRIKQHIVSTWAEHTGEVCGLSYKSDGLQLASGGNDNTVMIWDTRTSLPQFSKKTHSAAVKALSWCPYSPNILASGGGQTDKHIHFWNSITGARVGSINTGSQVSSLHWGQSHTSTSGGMMNKEIVATGGNPENAISVYNYETKFKVAEVVHAHEARICCSQLSPDGTTLATVGGDENLKFYKIFDPKCTGRPREDAGLMDGMLGIIGKEGCGTNDKENRSKNSNEIHTRRPSSTSQYLIR; from the coding sequence ATGCCAGAAAGCTCTAGGGATAAGGGAAACGCGGCAATTAGCGGCAACCGTTCTGTACTTTCTATTGCATCTCCAACAAAGCTGAACATACTATCTTCCGATTGGTCCAGAAACCAAGGTAAAGTTTCTAAAAACTCGTTAAAAAGGTCAAGTTCACTGAACATCAGAAACTCCAAACGTCCAAGTTTGCAAGCCTCCGCTAATTCTATTTATTCAAGACCTAAGATTACAATTGGGGCACCACCTTTAATTAGACGagattcttcattttttaaagatGAATTCGACGCTAAAAAAGACAAACCAACATTTTCGACATATTCATCTCGTTCATATTCAACAATTGGATCTGACAGCGTAGCTTCTCAAACATCCCTATCGCAACCAGCAACATCCAGAGAAGCCGATGAGCAATTCACAGTGGCTGCGGATAGATATATTCCAATTCTACAGGGAGCTTCCCAAAACAAGGTCGATCCTGAAACCTTGCACGAGGCATTGCCCCCCCCTAACGCATCCCCCATTTCACACTTAAGGGCACAGACTAAGATTGTCTTCAAACAGAATGTAGCTGAAGCGTGCGGACTAGATATGAATAAAAGGATACTACAGTACATGCCTGAGCCACCAAAATGCTCTTCGTCGAGACAAAAAAGctatataatgaaaaaaaggacaCATTATAGTTATCAACAAGAGCAAAAAATTCCTGACCTAATTAAATTAAGGAAAATCAATACTAATCCGGAAAGAATTCTTGATGCACCTGGTTTCCAAGATGACTTTTATTTAAACTTGTTAAGTTggtccaaaaaaaatgtcttAGCCATAGCTCTAGACACTGCATTGTATCTGTGGAATGCCACCACTGGGGATGTTTCCCTCTTAACGGACTTCGAAAACACCACAATATGTAGCGTTACTTGGTCTGACGATGATTGTCATATCTCTATCGGTAAAGAGGACGGAAACACCGAAATTTGGGACGTTGAGACCATGTCATTGATTAGAACTATGAGATCAGGCTTAGGTGTTCGTATTGGTTCATTGTCTTGGTTAGATACTTTAATAGCAACAGGAAGTCGTAGTGGAGAAATTCAAATCAATGACGTCAGGATCAAACAGCATATTGTATCTACATGGGCAGAGCACACAGGCGAAGTCTGCGGTTTGAGCTATAAAAGTGACGGATTGCAACTTGCATCTGGTGGTAATGATAACACCGTAATGATTTGGGATACTAGAACTTCTTTACCTCAATTTTCCAAGAAGACACATAGTGCTGCTGTAAAAGCACTCAGCTGGTGCCCGTACTCGCCAAATATTTTGGCCTCTGGAGGTGGCCAAACAGACAAACACATCCATTTTTGGAACAGTATTACAGGTGCACGGGTTGGTTCAATTAACACCGGATCCCAGGTGAGCTCTTTACATTGGGGCCAAAGTCATACGTCCACTAGTGGTGGCATGATGAATAAAGAGATTGTAGCCACAGGAGGTAATCCAGAGAATGCAATCTCTGTTTATAACTACGAAACAAAGTTCAAAGTTGCGGAAGTAGTTCATGCTCACGAAGCAAGAATATGTTGTTCTCAGTTGTCTCCCGATGGAACCACATTGGCTACAGTAGGAGGGGACGaaaacttgaaattttacaaGATCTTTGATCCAAAATGTACAGGAAGACCCAGAGAAGATGCAGGATTGATGGATGGTATGTTAGGAATAATTGGCAAGGAAGGTTGTGGAACAAACGATAAAGAGAACCGttctaaaaattcaaatgaaATTCATACAAGGCGGCCTTCCAGCACCAGTCAATATTTGATCAggtaa
- the NAB2 gene encoding mRNA-binding protein NAB2 (Nuclear polyadenylated RNA-binding protein~similar to YGL122C), translating into MSQEQYTESLKVIVAEKLAGIPNFNEDIKYVAEYIVLLIVNGGTVESVVDELATLFDSVSRDTLANVVQTAFFALEALQQGESAENIVSKIRMMNAQSLGQSDIAQQQQQQQLQQQQQQQQQPQLQPEQQPQQPPPQQATQNSMQIDTHAAPSPISAFSGIVNAAAPPQFAPVDNSQRFTQRGGGAVGKNRRGGRGGNRGGRNGNSTRFNPLAKALGMAGESNMNFVPTKKEGRCRLFPHCPLGRSCPHAHPTKVCNEYPNCPKPPGTCEFLHPNEDEELMKEMERTREEFQKRKADLLAARRKPVQTGIVLCKFGALCSNPSCPFGHPTPANEDAKVIDLMWCDKNLTCDNPECRKAHSSLSKIKEVKPISQKKAAPPPVEKSLEQCKFGTHCTNKRCKYRHARSHIMCREGANCTRIDCLFGHPINEDCRFGVDCKNIYCLFRHPPGRVLPEKKTAAPNANGPTNERPFALPENANIENAPSQASFPPQEQDTEMN; encoded by the coding sequence ATGTCTCAAGAACAGTACACAGAAAGCTTGAAGGTTATTGTCGCCGAAAAACTGGCCGGTATACCCAACTTTAACGAAGATATCAAGTACGTTGCGGAGTACATTGTTTTGTTAATCGTTAATGGTGGTACTGTTGAATCCGTTGTGGATGAACTGGCGACTCTGTTTGACAGTGTTTCTAGAGATACACTTGCAAATGTTGTTCAAACAGCCTTTTTCGCTCTAGAAGCCCTACAACAAGGAGAAAGTGCTGAGAATATTGTATCCAAAATTAGAATGATGAATGCGCAGAGCTTGGGGCAATCGGACATTGcgcaacagcaacagcaacagcaactacagcaacagcagcaacagcaacagcaacctCAACTTCAACCCGAACAGCAACCTCAACAACCACCACCACAGCAAGCAACACAGAATTCGATGCAGATAGACACTCATGCCGCTCCGTCCCCAATATCAGCTTTCTCTGGTATTGTGAACGCCGCAGCTCCACCACAATTTGCGCCTGTTGATAACAGCCAAAGGTTTACTCAACGTGGTGGAGGCGCCGTTGGAAAGAACCGCAGAGGTGGTCGCGGTGGGAACCGTGGAGGACGCAATGGTAATTCTACACGTTTTAATCCGTTGGCAAAAGCACTTGGGATGGCGGGTGAAAGTAATATGAATTTTGTTCCAACCAAGAAAGAAGGGCGTTGTAGGTTGTTTCCTCACTGTCCCCTGGGTAGATCATGCCCACATGCGCACCCAACTAAAGTATGCAATGAATACCCAAACTGTCCGAAGCCTCCGGGAACTTGTGAGTTTTTACATCCaaatgaagacgaagaattaatgaaagaaatggaaagaacCCGTGAAGaattccaaaaaagaaaagctgaTTTATTGGCTGCAAGGAGGAAACCGGTTCAAACCGGTATCGTTTTGTGTAAATTTGGGGCTCTATGCTCTAATCCATCATGCCCATTTGGTCATCCAACGCCAGCAAATGAAGATGCCAAAGTCATTGATTTAATGTGGTGtgataaaaatttaacaTGCGATAATCCTGAATGTAGGAAAGCccattcttcattatctaAGATCAAGGAAGTAAAACCTATAAGCCAAAAGAAAGCAGCCCCTCCTCCAGTCGAAAAATCTTTGGAACAATGCAAATTCGGTACGCATTGTACTAATAAACGTTGTAAATATAGACATGCTCGTTCTCATATTATGTGCCGTGAAGGCGCCAACTGTACTAGAATTGATTGTTTGTTTGGTCACCCAATTAATGAAGATTGTAGATTTGGTGTCGACTGCAAAAACATTTATTGTTTATTCAGGCATCCTCCAGGGAGAGTGCTTCCGGAAAAGAAGACTGCTGCACCCAATGCAAATGGTCCTACCAATGAAAGACCATTTGCGTTGCCAGAGAACGCGAACATTGAAAATGCTCCTTCGCAAGCCAGTTTCCCCCCCCAAGAACAAGATACGGAGATGAATTAA
- the COQ8 gene encoding protein kinase COQ8 (Protein required for ubiquinone biosynthesis and respiratory growth~similar to YGL119W): protein MATKIVKLSNFSRLCCSSRIGGIIHEERISSVSSISMSKKYTTKSARESEDDVERKRGDEKKESLKSSSVPTSRISRLFHYGSLAAGVGMNAAAKGISEVAKGNSPTWKSLILSDSNIDRITNKFSKMRGVALKIGQLLSFQDEKVLPKELYEILSRVQNSANHMPQRQLEKVMTKELGADWKTKFSNFDKVPMAAASIGQVHAAELPNGQRVVVKIQYPGVKESIDSDLNSLLMLLTASSLLPKGLFLDKTIANARTELKWECDYNREARALQKFEKLLKDDPAFEVPHVFPEYTTDNIITMTRMEGTEIMKLPRASQETKNFISENIMRLCLEEIATFKYMQTDPNWANFLYNGKTKKIELLDFGASRPFAEDFILKYRKLLTYATLKDRKGAYEMSVQLGYLTGLESQSMKDAHVDSVLTLGEPFRGDFDKPFDFKDQTVSDRIRGNIGLMLNERLCPPPEETYSLHRKFSGIFLLCARMGASVHCARLFKEIFAYEV from the coding sequence ATGGCTACAAAAATAGTGAAACTGAGTAATTTCAGTAGGTTATGTTGTTCGTCCCGTATCGGAGGGATTATACATGAGGAGAGGAtttcttctgtttcttcaatatcaatgAGTAAGAAATATACTACAAAATCTGCTAGGGAAAGTGAAGACGACGTGGAAAGAAAGCGTGgggatgaaaaaaaggaatcaTTAAAAAGTTCCAGTGTACCAACTTCACGAATATCGAGATTATTTCATTATGGTTCACTGGCAGCAGGGGTAGGAATGAATGCCGCTGCAAAAGGTATATCGGAAGTTGCGAAGGGCAATTCTCCCACCTGGAAGTCGTTGATTCTATCAGATTCAAATATTGACAGAATCACCAATAAATTCTCCAAAATGAGAGGTGTAGCCTTGAAAATAGGGCAACTATTATCTTTCCAGGATGAGAAAGTACTGCCAAAGGAGTTATACGAAATTTTATCAAGGGTACAGAACAGTGCGAATCACATGCCTCAAAGACAATTGGAAAAGGTTATGACCAAGGAATTGGGAGCTGACTGGAAGACAAAATTCTCCAATTTTGACAAAGTTCCTATGGCAGCAGCTAGCATCGGGCAGGTGCATGCGGCAGAATTACCTAATGGTCAAAGAGTAGTTGTTAAGATTCAATATCCTGGGGTTAAAGAATCCATTGATTCGGATTTGAATAGTTTACTAATGTTACTTACAGCCTCAAGTTTATTGCCGAAGGGTTTATTTTTGGATAAGACAATTGCCAACGCTAGAACCGAGTTAAAATGGGAATGTGATTACAATAGAGAAGCTAGGGCTCTACAAAAGTTCGAGAAGCTGCTGAAGGATGATCCAGCATTTGAGGTTCCTCATGTGTTTCCTGAATACACAACTGATAATATTATAACTATGACACGTATGGAGGGAACtgaaataatgaaattgcCCAGGGCATCCCAAGAaactaaaaattttatttcagAGAATATTATGAGACTATGTTTGGAGGAAATTGCCACGTTCAAGTATATGCAAACGGATCCTAATTgggcaaattttttatataacggtaaaacaaagaaaattgaattaTTGGATTTCGGTGCGTCCAGACCTTTTGcagaagattttattttaaaatataGAAAACTTTTAACATACGCCACATTAAAAGATCGGAAAGGAGCATACGAAATGTCTGTGCAACTGGGCTACCTTACTGGCTTAGAGTCGCAGTCCATGAAAGACGCACACGTCGATAGTGTACTTACACTTGGTGAACCTTTTAGGGGCGATTTCGATAAACCTTTTGATTTCAAGGATCAAACTGTTTCAGATAGGATTAGAGGCAATATCGGGTTAATGTTGAATGAGAGATTATGTCCGCCACCGGAGGAAACATACTCGTTACATAGAAAATTTAGTggcatttttcttttgtgtGCAAGAATGGGTGCTTCTGTCCATTGTGCAAGGCTTTTTAAAGAGATTTTTGCTTATGAAGTTTGA
- the ARO5 gene encoding Aro5p (similar to YGL117W), with protein MQPISIKDLESDQGKVHVVYTLKNLVCKSLLEFVDIQIESFMYPDDPKRFTRIFKGNKILSEATDKDSKVKSYPPSLGIGHSALFPLIYIRQKTNSLRSLSESQGVPTQLICDMNEKFKNINDLYESLIELYNSYQAVDFNNINQQKLLGDLVARSDFMLEILHRYIAIASSIAGESEDANNLVDTVNRFIDDTILFHKRIINNSNAYTEYRLMKHSLKRNQSEETLVELEFRSLDVSDVHLDDEFDDFLQHRKAALKISHRRVI; from the coding sequence ATGCAACCGATTTCAATAAAGGATCTGGAAAGCGATCAAGGAAAAGTTCATGTGGTTTACACCTTAAAAAATCTTGTATGCAAGAGCCTTTTAGAATTCGTGGATATTCAGATTGAAAGTTTTATGTATCCAGACGATCCAAAGCGTTTTACAAGAATCTTTAAAGGGAACAAAATACTCAGTGAAGCAACAGATAAAGATTCGAAAGTAAAAAGTTACCCACCTTCACTGGGTATTGGACACTCTGCtttatttcctttgatATACATAAGACAAAAAACCAACTCCTTGAGATCTTTGAGTGAATCGCAAGGAGTACCAACACAACTGATCTGTGATATGAACgagaaattcaaaaatattaacGACCTCTATGAAAGTCTCATCGAACTGTATAATTCATACCAGGCGGTAGATTTCAACAACATAAACCAGCAAAAGCTTTTGGGTGATTTAGTCGCTCGGAGTGATTTCATGCTTGAAATCCTCCACAGGTATATTGCGATTGCCTCATCAATAGCAGGGGAGAGTGAGGATGCTAATAACCTGGTAGATACGGTCAATCGCTTTATCGACGATACCATATTATTCCACAAACGCATAATAAATAACTCTAACGCTTACACAGAGTACCGTCTAATGAAACACAGCCTCAAGAGAAATCAGAGTGAAGAAACGTTAGTTGAACTTGAATTCAGATCATTGGACGTTTCAGATGTGCATCTTGacgatgaatttgatgacttTTTACAGCATAGAAAAGCCGCTCTTAAAATATCTCATAGGAGGgttatatga